A genomic region of Planococcus kocurii contains the following coding sequences:
- a CDS encoding DUF2179 domain-containing protein, translating into MVLIIFSINIVYVTFFTLRMIMTLKGYRYLAAAVSMVEVVIYIVGLGLVLDNLDQIQNLVAYALGYGSGVVIGSKIEEKMALGYITVNVITSEAGEYLPKQLREKGYGVTDWNTNGRDGDRQSMQILTPRKMELKLYKAIQELDPKAFIIAYEPKTIHGGFWVKSVKRGNLFK; encoded by the coding sequence ATGGTGCTAATAATTTTTTCAATCAATATTGTGTATGTAACTTTTTTCACATTGCGAATGATTATGACGTTAAAAGGCTATCGCTATTTAGCAGCAGCCGTTAGTATGGTAGAGGTTGTTATATACATAGTAGGACTTGGATTGGTTCTTGATAATCTTGATCAAATTCAAAACCTGGTTGCTTATGCATTAGGTTACGGATCAGGGGTTGTTATCGGTTCTAAAATCGAGGAAAAAATGGCTCTTGGTTATATTACGGTAAACGTTATTACGAGTGAAGCCGGAGAGTATTTGCCTAAGCAACTTCGCGAAAAAGGCTACGGTGTCACGGATTGGAATACCAATGGGCGTGACGGGGATCGGCAATCGATGCAAATTTTAACTCCGCGAAAAATGGAACTAAAGCTATACAAAGCGATTCAAGAGCTTGATCCAAAAGCTTTTATTATTGCGTATGAACCTAAAACAATTCATGGCGGATTTTGGGTAAAGTCAGTGAAAAGGGGCAACTTGTTTAAATGA